The region ACCACATATAAATTAACTTTTTTCAAGTGGCCCGTACCTTGCTTAAACTATTGAAAAATCGTCAGGAGTTTAAGTATGCCAAATTTCATTGTTGAGTATCTGAGTAAATTTCAAAATTTCTGGTCTGACCGTACCGTCTCCCAGAGAATCATGATCGGTGGACTAGCGGCCACAGTCGTTATCTCATTCATCCTTATGGTTTTCTGGCTCAACCAGACTGAGTACCGTGTGCTCTACACAAAACTGTACTCAGAAGACGCTTCCCGCGTTGTTTCCATCCTGCAGTCCACCAAGGAACCTTACAAGATCGAAGACAACGGTGCCACCATTCTGGTACCCGCTGACAAGGTTTACGATCTGCGCCTGAAAATCGCCGGTGAAGGTGCCCTTCACGGACAGGGAATCGGTTATGAAATTTTTGATGAAGTTCAGATCGGACAGACTGACTTCATTCAGCGCATCAACTACCAGCGCGCCCTCCAGGGTGAATTGGCACGTACTATAAGCGAATTTCCGCAGGTTGAACGGGCCAGAGTGCATCTGGTAATGCCTTCCAAATCCCTCTTTATTGAAGAGCAGATTGAGCCTTCAGCTTCGGTAGTGCTTAAGCTCAGAGAAGGTGAAAAGCTTTCCGACAAGCAGGTCAAAGGTGTTCTTAACCTCGTTGTTATGTCTGTTGAAGGCTTGAAGCCCGCACACGTAACCATTACCGATATGCGCGGACAGGTTCTCTATCAGCCCGAAGATGACGGCGGACTGGGCCTGAACATCACCAACAGCCAGCTTGAATACAAGTCCGGCCTTGAGTCAAAAATCGAACAGCGCATCCAGCGACTGCTCATGCCCATCGTAGGCCCGGACAAAGTTATCGCCAAAGTTAATGCCGATCTTGATTTCAGACAGCGTACCATTAAAAAGGAAGCATACGATCCTGACGGACAGGTAGCACGCTCTGAACAGACCAGTGAGGAAAGCACCCGCGGTACTGCCAACGTTGACGGCGGTGTTCCCGAAGCCAACTTCAGGGGTGACGGATTCACAGGAACCGCTACTACTCAGGACTCAAACCGTGAAACCCGTACCACCAACTACGAAATCAACAAAGAAGAACAGCAGATTATCGTTCCGGTCGGTGAACTGAAGCGCCTCAGTGTTGCCGTTATCGTTGACGGAACATACGAGAAGAATCCTGACACAGGTGAAATGACATACGTTCCCCGCTCCGAAGAAGAAATGCAGCGTATCCGTGAACTGGTCAGCTCCGCAGTTGGATATGATGAAGTACGCGGAGATACCGTAGAAGTCTCAAACATGTCCTTCGGCATGCAGGATCTGTTTGGCGACGAAGGCCTCATGCGCACCATGCTTGAATACGCACAGCGCCTTGGTAAACCTTTTCTTAACGGCCTGCTTATCTTCCTCTTCCTGATCCTCGTTGTTCGCCCGGTTGTCATGGCCCTGATCAAGCCCCGTGTGGCTGAAGAGGAAATTGACGAAGTTGCAGGACTGCCCGAAGCAGGAGAAAGACTCGCAATTGATGACAGCGACCTTGACGAAGAGGCTCTTGATACGGCACGTAGACTGGAGAACGCCAAAGCTCAGGCTCTGCAACTTTCCGAGAAGAATATGGATCAGGCTGTGCAGGT is a window of Maridesulfovibrio sp. DNA encoding:
- the fliF gene encoding flagellar basal-body MS-ring/collar protein FliF; this translates as MPNFIVEYLSKFQNFWSDRTVSQRIMIGGLAATVVISFILMVFWLNQTEYRVLYTKLYSEDASRVVSILQSTKEPYKIEDNGATILVPADKVYDLRLKIAGEGALHGQGIGYEIFDEVQIGQTDFIQRINYQRALQGELARTISEFPQVERARVHLVMPSKSLFIEEQIEPSASVVLKLREGEKLSDKQVKGVLNLVVMSVEGLKPAHVTITDMRGQVLYQPEDDGGLGLNITNSQLEYKSGLESKIEQRIQRLLMPIVGPDKVIAKVNADLDFRQRTIKKEAYDPDGQVARSEQTSEESTRGTANVDGGVPEANFRGDGFTGTATTQDSNRETRTTNYEINKEEQQIIVPVGELKRLSVAVIVDGTYEKNPDTGEMTYVPRSEEEMQRIRELVSSAVGYDEVRGDTVEVSNMSFGMQDLFGDEGLMRTMLEYAQRLGKPFLNGLLIFLFLILVVRPVVMALIKPRVAEEEIDEVAGLPEAGERLAIDDSDLDEEALDTARRLENAKAQALQLSEKNMDQAVQVLKSWLKQEAA